The sequence cagCCCCGGGAATACCGAGCAGGGCTTCAAAGAGCAAGACCCTCATTTCTCTGGAAATCCTTGCAGATGGCGGGTATGAAACACCTACCTCTTCACTGTGGCCCACTGCAATGCAACAAGAGCCAgcaccccttccttcctgccccagggcgaGATTTCTCTCGGCTTTATCCATGGCCCAGAAGGACATCTCACAGCAATGTCCCATTTCAGACTTGCCCCTCCAACCCAAGACACACCCTCTGCATGTCTGGCTGCTGCCACCGCCCAGcttcatcaccatcacctcccACAGAAGGAACccccacttcccaaaggcccaaaGTGCCCTGGCTCGGGGCACTTAACACTCCAGGGCTCGCTCCTGGAGCCCCACCGCCTCGTCCCATGTTGTCTTATTCTGTGGGACTTAGGGGACGTCTCACCACCTTCCTCATGTGACAGCGGCTCCTAGACCATCACTCTAGGTGTGGGTGTGTCCTGCTTTTCCTAGCGTTCCCGCTACTAACACAGGCCCTTCCGGAGAGCAGAGGCTCCGTGGAGGTCTGCGGAACAAACAAGCCAGTGGGCAGGGGGCTTATTGACAGAGATGAACCTTCTCCTACTTTCTTAAAATACCCGTGCAAATCCAACTCAACAGAGATAGTTCGTTTTATTTACAGAATGACAGACAAGACACGGAAGCAAGAACTGGAACAacaatggcttttatttttctatttcttcccccaTCTATATCACTGCTAAGTACTTCCACGTTTCCAGAGCAGTTCTGATTCCAATTCCGTTATCTTGAACACGGTCACAAAACGAACTGGGAGATTTCCCAACCTCTCTTACAAAACAGCAAAACTCTTGTTCTTGAACTGAATTAGCGCAAATAACTGTGGGATTAACGTCATACACAAAGTTAGACACTGAAGCTTGTTTAGTCTTCTATTCAAAGaaccaacatttgaaaaattcctaaagaaaacagacatggaaGTCCATGTCAACATACGCAACAGGAACCCAAAATGCCGCACGCCGGCTTCCCCCACCTCGCCCGACTCCCACTGCTTAGAAGGCTGACCGCTCCCTCTTCAAACTCAGAGTGAAGGATCagccccccttcctgccccacggGGGAAGCTGCTGGACGTGGGACCGGCTGCTGCTCTGGCTGAGGCTCCCTCTTCCTCATCGCTCACGCTCTCTGCAGACACGGATGGGAAGAACCTGGGATCCATGCTATTGATCCTGAGCAGATGCTGCAGGACCTGCCACTTGCTGGCCTCCGCGTAGGCCCGGGGACCCCACAGGAACTCGTAGCGGGCAGGGTCGCTGTGGGGCACCTGCCGGTACTTCAGGTAGCCCGTCCGCACCCACACTTCGGTTAGCAGCTCCCTCCCGCCACAAAACCCAAGGGTGCATAGCAGTCCCCACACCTCCTCCTCAGGGACGCGGTCACCGATCAGGGTGACCATGGCCAGGACCAGCACAGGGAGGCTGGCCTCGGGCGTGCACTGCCAGTCGCTCAGCACTGCatcccaggtgaggcccagggtggggaccaGGACGTAGGTGCGCTCGCGGGGGTCCACCTCCTTCACATCCAAGCCAAACACCAGCTGCAGGCACTCGCAAACGAGGCTGAAGACCTCGGGGAAGTGGTCCTGATGCTCCCGGAGGAACGTACTCAGCATCTCCACCTCGGAGGTCGGCTCCCCGGTACGAAACTTGAAGAGCAGGAAAGCCACCAGGTCAGCCATCAGCACAGCAAGTGCCTCGCGGGTCAAGGGATCGGCATAGGCGGAGAAGGAGGGGGCTCCAGGGGAGGCGGAGGACGAGGGGAATGCGGCCTcctcccccgcagcccccagCAGCGGCGCCTCCACCGGACCCTGGGCCGGGACTGGGGCCTGAAGGTCGGCCTCAGGCTGGCGGAGCTCACTCATCTCGACCGGGGACCTGATCACTGGGGTCGAGCCGCCCACGGGAGTGTGCGCACAGATGACAGGCGGGGACCTCATACCTGGGGAAGAGAGGGGGTGTGAGCGGCTTCAGCGGAGAAAGGCACCCTGGGCAGCTCTGACAAAGGCCACTTACAGGTCTCCTCTTAAGGGCTGCCCTCGGGCCTCACAGGGGCACTCCTCCTGGGCGGCCTGTCCCGTGCCaacctgaagaaggaagtgagggggcTCCTCAGGGTGCAACCAGCACGGCCCCAGGTTCTGGGGCTGACAGGGCCATGGGGGTGACTTGGGTGTTGTGGGGTGCCCTCTGTTCTGGGAGGGGGAGCCCCTGGGTACACACTCAGGGCACGCACCTCCCCTTGACTCCTGGCActgcctgggcctcctctgctctgtACCCCGAGGACACGGTCCTCAGACCTGGGCCTTCGCCTCCCGGTTCCTGGAGCCCCTGTAAGAGGAATGGAGGGCGCACCTCTTGTGTACACTGTGGCACAGTTCCGGGCCTCGGTGCTGGCAGGAGAATTGGGCCGGACTCTGTGAGGTCCCCCCAGTTCTGAGTTCCGGGGTGGGTGGTCCCCTCGGGGCTCGTTCGTCGTGCTCACTGTTCCCCTTAAGGGCCTGGACCCTCCCCTTTGCAGGCCGGAGGAGAAACTCAGAACAGGACCCCGAATCTGAACAGAAAGCAGTGAGGGGGCCCCACAGGTGGCCGCACCTGCCCAAGGCCTCCCGCGGGTCCTAGGATGGGGAGACGCtgggtcctcacctcctcctcacatcctgcctggcctcccagcGCTGACCACAGGGGCAGGTTTCTGTTGAGGCCCCtgttccagggctgggggtctGCTCAGTCCTCCCTCGGGGGCCTGGGAGTCCACCCTCTGCGGACCTGAAGGCTCACCCCTCACACCAAACACCTGACCTCCTGAGGACCCCGACCCAGAGGTCAGGAAACATCTCATCTGCTGACCGTGCTCTGGCGCCTCCAAGGCCCCCGCGGAAGGGCAAAGGATCCCTCCCTGTGTTGGGGTCTAACGtcctcagtccttccttcctcgcGTGCAGGCTGGACTctgggcaggacctgggattGTCCCGTCTGCCAGTGTGAGTCCCTGCTCCTTATACCAAGTCTCCAGTCTCTCAGAGACCCTGACGTCAGGACAGGCCTACCGTGCTCATCCCGCCGCGGGGCCTCCCACGGCCACCTGCAAGGGTGGTGATCTGGTGGGTCCCTTTTGTCCACCCTCAGGGTCCCCTCAGTCCTGCCTAAGGACCCTAGACTTTGTCTACCAAGGACCTGACATTTTACCCTCTGCGCTCATGAGACCCCCGCCCCTTAACCCAGgtccccagcttctctgagacccggatgtcaggaagtgctgcacTTGCTCACCCCGccctcccagggccaactctgttctgggatccaggTTGCCCTCAGTGCTCCCTCAGGGCCCTCATCTTGAGTCCAcacaggacctgggattctctccagTGCCCACCAGACACCCTGCCCCTTATAccccctctccagcctctctgagaccccgcccctgACGCCCCCTCTCGAGGGTCTcggagacccggatgtcaggaagtgctgtaCTTGCTCATCCCGCCCTAcggcctcccagggccaacttTGTTCTGGGATCCAGGTTGCCCTCAGGGCTCAGGGAGCTCACCTTCACTCCACGCAGGACATGGGATTCTCTCCCATGCACACCAGACACCTCGACGCTTATACCCCCTCCCTAGCCTCGCTGAGACCCCGCCCCGTACTCCCTCCCtagcgtctctgagacccggatgtcaggaagttctgcacgtgctcatcccgccctatggcctcccagggccaactgtgttctggggtccaggctcccctcagtcctccctcagggccCTCACCTGGACTCCACggaggacctgggattctctcccgtgCCCACCAGACACCCCGACCCTTATACCGCCTCCgcagcctctctgagaccccgccccgtgctccacctccgcagcgtctctgagacccggatgtcaggaagtgcttcacgtgctcatcccgccctatggcctcGCAAGGCCAAGTCTGTTCTGGGGTCCTGGCTCCactcagtcctccctcagggtGCTCACCTTGACTCCGCagaggacctgggattctctcccgtgCCCACCAGCCTCCCCGACCCTTATACCCCCTCCATAGCCTCTGTGAGGccccgccccgtgctccccctccgcagcgtctctgagacccggatgtcaggaagtgctgtaCGTactcatcccgccctatggcctcGCAaagccaactctgttctggggtcctGGCTCCactcagtcctccctcagggtGCTCACCTTGACTCCACTCCGCagaggacctgggattctctcccgtgCCCACCAGCCTCCCCGACCCTTATACCCCCTCCATAGCCTCTGTGAGGccccgccccgtgctccccctccgcagcgtctctgagacccggatgtcaggaagtgcttcACGTGCTCATACCGCCTATGGCCTCGCAAGGCCAAGTCTGTTCTGGGGTCCTGGCTCCactcagtcctccctcagggtGCTCACCTTGACTCCGCagaggacctgggattctctcccgtgCCCACCAGCCTCCCCGACCCTTATACcgcctccccagcctctctgagaccccccgccccgtgctccccctccgcagcgtctctgagacccggatgtcaggaagtacTGCACATACTCATCCCGCCCTATGGACTCGAaaggccaactctgttctggggtccaggctccactcagtcctccctcagggGGCTCACCTTGACTCCGCagaggacctgggattctctcccgtgCCCACCAGACACCCCGACCCTTATACCCCCTCCCTAGCCTCTGTGAGGCCCGGCCCCGTGCTCCCCCTCCGCAGCGTCtgtgagacccggatgtcaggaagtgctgcatGTGTTCATCCCGCCGTATGGCTTCCAACAACCAGctctgttctgggatccaggCTCCCCTCAATCCTCCCTATGTGCTCTCACCTTGACTCCACGCAGGACCTGGTATTCTCTCCTGTTCCTgcctgagaccccgccccttatACCCCTCCGTAGCCTCTATGAGACCCCACCCCTTATACCCGCTCCGCAGTCTCTGTGAGACCCTGACCCTTATACCCTTCCCTGCCTTCAGCCCTGGGAGGCCCTGGGGTGGAATGAGCACTTGGCAGCGAGTCCTCACTTACGTatccgggtctcagagaggcTTCGGAACAGGTATAAGCGTCCGCTCTCAGGTGTGCTATGGCTAGAATGCCAGGTCCTGCGTGGAGTCAAGGTGAGGGCCTTGAGGGAGGACTAAGGGAAACgtggaccccagaacagagttggcccagTGAGGTCATAGGGCGGGATGAACACATCAGCACTTCCTGACTTCCGGgtctcagagaagctggggacCTGGGATAAGGGGCGGGGTCTCATGAGCGCAGAGGGTAAAATGTCAGGTCCCTGGTGGACTAAGGTTAGGGCCCTTAGGCAGGACTGAGGGGACCCTGAGGGAGGACAAAAGGGACCCACCAGATCACCGCCCTTGCAGGTGGCCGTGGGAGGCCCCGCGGCGGGATGAGCACGGTAGGCCTGTCCTGACGTCAGGGTCTCTGAGAGACTGGAGACCTGGTATAAGGAGCAGGGACTCACACTGGCAGACGGGACaatcccaggtcctgcccagAGTCCAGCCTGCACgcgaggaaggaaggactgaggaCGTTAGACCCCAACACAGGGAGGGATCCTTTGCCCTTCCGCGGGGGCCTTGGAGGCGCCAGAGCACGGTCAGCAGATGAGATGTTTCCTGACCTCTGGGTCGGGGTCCTCAGGAGGTCAGGTGTTTGGTGTGAGGGGTGAGCCTTCAGGTCCGCAGAGGGTGGACTCCCAGGCCCCCGAGGGAGGACTGAGCagacccccagccctggaacaGGGGCCTCAACAGAAACCTGCCCCTGTGGTCAGCgctgggaggccaggcaggatgtgaggaggaggtgaggacccaGCATCTCTCCATCCTAGGACCCtcgggaggccctgggcaggtgcGGCCACCTGTGGGGCCCCCTCACTGCTTTCTGTTCAGATTCGGGGTCCTGTTCTGAGTTTCTCCTCCGGCCTGCAAAGGGGAGGGTCCAGGCCCTTAAGGGGAACAGTGAGCATGACGAGCGAGCCCCGAGGGGACCACCCACCCCGGAACTCAGAACTGGGGGGACCTCACAGTGTCCGGCCCAATCCTCCTACCAGCACCGAGGCCCAGAGCTGTGCCACAGTTTACACAAGAGGTGCGCCCTCCATTCCTCTTACAGGGGCTCCAGGAACCGGGAGGCGAAGGCCCAGGTCTGAGGACCGTGTCCTCGGGGTacagagcagaggaggcccaggcagTGCCAGGAGTCAAGGGGAGGTGCGTGCCCTGAGTGTGTACCCAGGGGCTCCCCCTCCCAGAACAGAGGGCACCCCACAACACCCAAGTCACCCCCATGGCCCTGTCAGCCCCAGAACCTGGGGCCGTGCTGGTTGCACCCTGAGGAgccccctcacttccttcttcaggttGGCACGGGACAGGCCGCCCAGGAGGAGTGCCCCTGTGAGGCCCGAGGGCAGCCCTTAAGAGGAGACCTGTAAGTGGCCTTTGTCAGAGCTGCCCAGGGTGCCTTTCTCCGCTGAAGCCGCTCACACCCCCTCTCTTCCCCAGGTATGAGGTCCCCGCCTGTCATCTGTGCGCACACTCCCGTGGGCGGCTCGACCCCAGTGATCAGGTCCCCGGTCGAGATGAGTGAGCTCCGCCAGCCTGAGGCCGACCTTCAGGCCCCAGTCCCGGCCCAGGGTCCGGTGGAGGCGCCGCTGctgggggctgcgggggaggAGGCCGCATTCCCCTCGTCCTCCGCCTCCCCTGGAGCCCCCTCCTTCTCCGCCTATGCCGATCCCTTGACCCGCGAGGCACTTGCTGTGCTGATGGCTGACCTGGTGGCGTTCCTGCTCAAGTATCGCCCCAGGGAGCCGACCTCCAAGGCGGAGATGCTGAGTACGGTCCTCCGGGAGCATCCGGACCACTTTCCCGTGATCTTCAGCCACGCTTGCGAGTGAATGCAGCTGGTGTTTGGCTTGGATGTGAAGGAGGTGGACCCCCGCGAGCGCACCTACGTCCtggtccccaccctgggcctcacctgggatGCAGTGCTGAGCGATGGGCAGAGCACGCCCGAGGCCGGCCTCCTGGTGCTGGTCTGGGCGTGATCACCCTGTTCGGTGACCGCGCCCCTgaggaggaggtgtggggagTGCTCGGCAACATGGGGGTGTGTTCCGGGAGGGAGCCCTGCATCTATGGGGAGCCCAGGGAGCTGCTCACCGAAGTGTGGGTGCAGGAGGGCTACCTGGAGTACCGGCAGGTGCCCCACAGCGACCCTGCCCGCTACGAGTTCCTGTGGGGTGCCCAGGCCTACGCGGAGACCAGCAAGTGGCAGGTCCTGGAGCATCTGCTCAGGGTCAATATCTTGGATCCCAGGTCCTTCCCATCCCTGTGTGCAGAGGGTGTGAGCGACGAGGAAGAGGGAGCCTGAGCCAGAGCAGCAGCCAGGCTCCTTCCAGGCCCAAGTTCACTGGTAGCAAGTGAGGCTGGTCCTTCACTCTGAGTTTGAAGAGAGAGCGGTCGAGTTTCCAAGTAGTGAGGGCCCCTGCGAGTGGGGGGAACATGGTGTGTAGCATCTTTGGGTTCCTGTTGTGTAAGATGACATGGAATAtcatctgtgttttctttaggaatttttcaaatattgttcCATTTAAAAGAAGGCTTAATAAGCTTCAGTATCTAagtttgcaaatgacattaaTCACACATGTATTTGCACTAATTCAGTTCAACGACAAGAGTTTTGCAATTGTGTAAAACAAATTGTAAGATTCCCATATTGTTTTGTGATGGTGAACAAGATAACATGGCATTGGAATAGGAATTTCCTTGGAAATGTGAAAGTAATTAGCAGTACAACTGAAGGCCACCACGTTGTTCCTCGGGACACCCCGTCGTCCGCTCAGTGGTGGGTGCCCTACTGTGGGACTTTCCTGTTCCAGCCatagggcagggccaggccccggCCATGTGGGCCAGAGGGGGAGTGGCTGACCTGGGGGAGCGGGCATTGCCGGCACCCATCTTCCTGGCGAGACACCACCCGCAGGGCCCTCAGGAAGGGAGGCAGTGGGGGGATGGAGGGCCGCCAGGTGGGGTGTAGTGGAGGCACATTGTTGGGGACCCTGGTGGGGGAGCCAGAGACCCCCGGACTCTGGTGGCTGTTACAAGTTCCTCTCTGTGTTATCATGCCCTCT is a genomic window of Phocoena sinus isolate mPhoSin1 chromosome X, mPhoSin1.pri, whole genome shotgun sequence containing:
- the LOC116747266 gene encoding LOW QUALITY PROTEIN: melanoma-associated antigen 8-like (The sequence of the model RefSeq protein was modified relative to this genomic sequence to represent the inferred CDS: inserted 1 base in 1 codon; substituted 1 base at 1 genomic stop codon), with product MSELRQPEADLQAPVPAQGPVEAPLLGAAGEEAAFPSSSASPGAPSFSAYADPLTREALAVLMADLVAFLLKYRPREPTSKAEMLSTVLREHPDHFPVIFSHACEXMQLVFGLDVKEVDPRERTYVLVPTLGLTWDAVLSDGQSTPEAGLLVLXLGVITLFGDRAPEEEVWGVLGNMGVCSGREPCIYGEPRELLTEVWVQEGYLEYRQVPHSDPARYEFLWGAQAYAETSKWQVLEHLLRVNILDPRSFPSLCAEGVSDEEEGA